The Kineococcus endophyticus region CATCGCCGGCGACGACCCGTTCATCATGCAGAGCGACGGCAAGGCCTGGCTCTACGCGCCCAAGGGCGTCGTCGACGGGCCGCTGCCGGCGCACTACGAACCGGCCGAGTCCCCGTTCCGCAACGCCGTCTACACCCAGCAGGCGAACCCGGCGCGGGAGATCTACACCAACCACCTCAACGAGGTGCACCCGTCGCCGCCCGAACCCGGCAGCGGGGTGTTCCCGTTCGTGTGGTTCACCTCCCGCATGACCGAGCACCACACGGCGGGTGGCATGAGCCGCTACCTGCCGTACCTCGCCGAACTGCAGCCCGCGCTCTTCATGGAGGTCTCGCCCGAACTGGCGCAGTTGCGCGGCCTCGAGCACCTGGGGTGGGCCCACGTCGTCACGGCGCGGGCCGTGGTGGAGGCGCGGGTCATGGTGACCGACCGCCTGGCTCCGCTGAAGGTGCAGAACGACCTCGTGCACCAGGTCTGGCTCCCGTACCACTGGGGCCAGGGCGGGCTCACGACCGGGGACGTCGTCAACGACCTCGCGCACCTGACGCTGGACCCGAACGTGCACATCCAGGAGTTCAAGGCCGGGACGTGCGACGTCGTGGCCGGGCGCCGTCCGCGCGGGCGGGACGCCCTGGCCTACGTCGACGAGTACCGCGTCCGCGGCGGCGTGACGATGGCCTCGGGCGCCGTCGCAGTGACGTCCGACCTGCTGGAGCAGCAGGGGCGGGACCGCGGGGAGCTGGCGCGGCAGGGAGCGACGACCGTCGCGTCCGGACACGACGACGAACTCGCCGACGAGGTGGTGAGCGTGCGTCACGACACGCGGTCGCAGCCCGGTGACCCGCAGCAGCACGGCGTGGACCCCGAGGTCCTCGACCCGAACCCCGACCTGGACCTGGAGGGCCGGTAGTGGTTTCCCCCAACAGCCTGTACGGCCGCCTCGACGACCCGGCGCGTGACGCCGGCTACGTCGACCCGCCACCGCGCAAGGGGTTCTTCACCGACACGTCGGTCTGCATCGGCTGCAAGGCCTGCGAGGTCGCGTGCAAGGAGTGGAACGCCGTCCCCGAGGACGGCATCGACCTGCTCGGGCTGTCGTACGACAACACCGGGGGTCTCGGAGCGGACTCCTGGCGAGCTGTCGCCTTCATCGAGCAGTCCCGGCCCGCGGTCGACCGGATGCAGCAGGACACCGCCGCAGCCGGGTTCGACGCCTTCGCCGAGGCGGCGCGCCTGGGCACCGGGGTGCCGGGCGGGCACCCGGTGGCCGAGCGCGCCTACCAGAACTCCTCGCACGGGGGATGCGGGGGATCCTGCGGGGGCGCTTCCGCGGCCCCCGCGGCGAAGGACACCGGTGGGCAGTTCCTCGGCATGCCCGGGATGCTCGCCCCCGCCCCGCTGCCGGACCGGGACGGCCGGCAGGACGTGCGCTGGCTGATGATGTCCAACGTCTGCAAGCACTGCACGCACGCGGCCTGCCTCGACGTGTGCCCCACCGGGGCCCTGTTCCGGACCGAGTTCGGCACCGTCGTGGTCCAGCAGGACGTCTGCAACGGCTGCGGCTACTGCGTCTCGGCCTGCCCCTACGGCGTCATCGACAAGCGTGAGGACGACGGCCGCGCCTGGAAGTGCACGCTGTGCTACGACCGGTTGGGCGAGGACGAGACGCCCGCGTGCGCGAAGGCGTGCCCCACGGAGTCCATCCAGTTCGGCGACCTCGACGAGCTGCGCGAACGTGCCGAACGGCGCCGCCAGCAGTTGCACGACGTCGGCGTGACCGAGGCGCGGTTGTACGGCGAGGACCCCGACGACGGGGTCGGCGGCGACGGGGCCTTCTTCCTCCTGCTCGACGAGCCGGAGGTGTACGGCCTGCCGCCGGACCCGGTCGTCACCACCCGCGACCTGCCGTCGATGTACAAGCACATGGTGGCGGCCGCGGGCTTCATGGTGCTCGGCACGGTGGCGGCGGCGCTGGGACGGCGCGCGTGAGCCCGAAACCGTCCCAGGAGACTCCGCACCAGCCCGGCCAGCCGGGTTTCGAGCACGTCCCCGGCACCGACCCCATCGGCGGGCAGGCCGCCCGGATGTGGGACGCGGGCATGGGGGCGCGGCGGGCGAAGAAGAGGCGGGGGGACGCGAACGCCGTGGTCCCGGACGCGGAGTTCCGGTCCTACTACGGCCGGGCCGTCCTCAAACCCCCGGTGTGGACGCACGAGATCGCCTACTACCTGTTCTCGGGTGGCCTGGCGGCCGGGTGCTCGATGCTCGCCGCCGTCGCCGACGCCCGCGGCGACGTGCTGGCACGCAGGGCGTTGCGGACGACGTCGCTGGGGGCGGTGGGTGCCAGCGCGTACTTCCTCATCGCCGACCTCGGCCGTCCGGAACGCTTCTACAACATGCTGCGCGTCGCCAAGGTGACGTCGCCCATGTCCGTCGGGACGTACATCCTCTCGGTGTTCGGGCCGTTGTCCGGGGCTGCTGCCGTCGCCGAGCTCGGGGCGCTGCTGCCCGAGCGGGGCGTCCTGGGCCTGCTGCGCCGTGTCGCCGGCCCGGCGGGGTCGGTGGCCGGAGTGGGGGCCGCGCTGACCGGTCCGCTGCTGGCCACGTACACCGCGGTGCTCTTCGCGGACACCGCGGTCCCCTCCTGGCACGAGCCCTACCGGGAACTGCCGTTCGTCTTCGGCGGGAGCGCGCTCGCCGCCGGGTCCGGTGCGGCCCTGCTGCTCGCCCCCGTCGCCCAGAGCGGTTCCGCCGCCCGGCTGGCGGCGATCGGTGCCACCGTCGAACTGGCGGCCGCGCACCGGATGGAGACCGCGCACAGGCTCGTCAGCGAACCCTTCCACCTCGGTCGGCCGGGGACGTTCCTCAAGACCGCCCGCGCGCTGACCGTGGCCGGGGTCGCCGGGGGCATCGCCGCCCGGTTCCTGCCGCGCCGAACGGGGAGGGTGGTCTCGGCCCTGGCCGGGGCGAGCCTGCTGGGCGGCTCGTTCCTCACGCGCATGGCCGTCTTCGAGGCGGGTGTCGTCTCGACGAAGGACCCCAAGTACGTCGTCGTCCCGCAACGGGAACGCCTGGAGGCACGTCAGCGCGCCTCCTGAGCACGAGGAGAACCGCATGGCGTTCAAGACACCGGAGCAGATCGCCGTCGCCGCCGTGGCCAGCGGTGAGAAGAAGGCGCACCTGCCGGTCAGCAAGATGCTCGCCGGGGGTTTCCTCGCCGGGGCCTGCATCGCGTTCGCGGGGTTGCTGGCCGTGGACGTCACGGCTGGGTTGAAACCCGAACTGTGGGGTGGGGTGACCACGCTGCTCACGGGGGCCGTGTTCAGCCTCGGGCTGGTGCTCGTCATCATCGCCGGGTCCGAACTGCTCACGGGCAACATGGCGCTCATCCCCATCGCGGTGCTCAGCCGCAGGGTCACGATCGGCCGCCTCGCGGTGAACTGGGGCGTCGTCCTCGGCGCGAACCTTCTGGGGGCCCTGTTCGTCGCCTACGTCCTCGCCGTCCAGACCGGGGTCATCGGCGCCGAGGGCACCGCGTCGTACGCGCGCATCGCGGCCATCGCGACGGGCAAGGCCGTGACCGAGGACGACCTGACCATCTTCCTGCGCGCCATCGGGTGCAACTGGCTGGTCTGCCTCGGGGTGTGGATGGCGCTGGCCGCCGAGGACGTCGCCGGCAAGGTGCTGGCCATCTTCTTCCCCATCACCGCGTTCGTGGCGCTGGGTTTCGACCACGTCGTGGCGAACATGTTCTTCCTGCCCGCCGCCCACTGGGCCGGGGTCCCCGGCATCGGCTGGGGCCACATCGTCAACAACTGGGTGTTCGCCGGCCTCGGCAACGTCGTGGGCGGCGGCTTCTTCGTCGGCGTCCTCTACTGGTTCCTCTACCTGCGCGGCCGCGAGGCGGACTGAACGCTCAGCGCACGACCAGGGTCGTGTCCCCGCGGCGCGGGACGACCTCTCCGACGACGGGGTACCCGGGGACCTCGCCGACGACGAGGAGCCCGCCGGAGGTCTGGGCGTCGGCGAGCAGGACGAGTTCGTCCTCGCCGGCCGCACCGGCGTCGAGGTGCGGCCGGACCCAGTCGAGGTTGCGTCGGCTGCCACCGGGGACGAAACCGTCGGCCAGCGACCGGCGCGCCCCGTCGACGTACGGGACGGCGGCCGCGTCGACGACCGCCGTGACCCCGCTGGCCCGCGCGACCTCGTGCAGGTGGCCGAGGAGCCCGAAACCCGTGACGTCGGTGGCACACCGAGCGCCCGCGGCGAGGGCCGCGACGGAGGCGTCCCGGTTCAGCGTCGTCATGACGGCGATCGCCTCCTCGAACACCTCACCCGTCGCCTTGTGCCGGTTGTTCAGCACACCGAGCCCGAGGGGTTTCGTCAGCGTCAGCGGCAGACCGGCCTGCGCGGCGTCGCCGCGCAGCAACGTGTCCGGGTCGCCGATCCCCGTCACGGCCATGCCGTACTTCGGTTCGGGGTCGTCGATGCTGTGGCCGCCGCCGAGGAAGCACCCCGCCGCCGCGGCGGCGTCGGCGCCGCCGCGCAGCACCTCCCGGGCCAGCTCCGGCGGCAGCACGTCCCGCGGCCAGCCGAGGAGGTTCACGGCGACCAGCGGGGTCCCGCCCATCGCGTAGACGTCGGACAGCGCGTTGGTCGCGGCGATCCGGCCGAACGTGTAGGCGTCGTCGACGACGGGGGTGAAGAAGTCCGCGGTGGCGATGACGGCGCGGCCGCCGTCGATGCGCACGACCGCCGCGTCGTCGCCCACGCCGACGACCAGGTCCTCGCCGGCTCGCTGTGCGAGACCGGCGACCATCTCCTCGAGCTCACCGGGCGGGATCTTGCAGGCGCAGCCGCCGCCGTGCGCGTACTGGGTGAGTCTCCGGAGGTCGCTCATGGCCCCACCGTAGGCTGGCCCCGCGTGCGTGGAGGCGTACGGGTGCCTGGTGGCCCCCGCGGTCTTCAACACCGGCGTGACCGAGCACCTCGGTCAGGTGGGTTCGATTCCCATCCGCCTCCGCCACGCGCGCAGCCCCACCGGAGGTGTCGCGTAGGTTGCCCGTGTGCAGCCCGCGGAACCGCAGGACCCCCGACGCAGCGTCCCGCGCACCGACGCGGTCCTGGCCGACCCCCGGGTGGCCGCAGCCGTCGCCGAACGGGGCCGCGACGTCGTCAAGGACGTCGTGCGCACGGTCCAGCAGCGGGTGCGGGCCGGGGAGGTCCCGGCCGACGCCCTGGTGGCCGAGGTGCTGGCGGCGCTGCCCCCGGCGGGCACGACGCTGCGACGCGTGCTCAACGCCACGGGGGCGGTCCTGCACACCAACCTCGGTCGCGCGCAGCTCTCGCCGGCCGCCGTGGACGCCGTCGTCACCGCCGCGGGCGCCACCGACGTGGAGCTGGACCTCGTGACGGGCCGCCGGGCCCGGCGAGGCCGCGGGACGATGGCCGCCCTGCGGGCGGCGGTCCCCGCCGCGGGCGACGTGCACGTCGTCAACAACGGTGCCGCCGCCCTCGTCCTCGTCGCCACGGCCCTGGCCGCCGGCAAGGAGATCGTCGTCAGCCGCGGCGAACTCGTCGAGATCGGTGACGGGTTCCGACTGCCGGACCTGCTGGAGTCCACCGGGGCCCGGCTGCGGGAGGTCGGCACGACCAACCGCACCTCGCTCGCGGACTACCGCGCAGCCCTGTCCGACCGGACCGGGTTCGTGCTGAAGGTCCACCCCTCGAACTTTGTGGTCACCGGTTTCACCGCGGGCGTCGAGGCCGTGGACCTCGCAACGCTGGGGGTTCCCGTCGTCGTCGACATCGGGTCGGGCCTGCTGACTCCGGACGCGGCGCTGCCGGACGAACCCGACGCGACGAGCGTGCTCGCCGCCGGTGCCGACCTCGTGACGGCCTCGGGCGACAAGCTCCTCGGAGGGCCGCAGGCGGGGTTGCTCCTCGGCACGGCGGACCTCGTCGAACGGCTGCGTCGGCACCCGCTGGCGCGGGCGCTGCGCGTCGACAAGCTGACGCTGGCCGCCCTGGAGGCGACGGTGCGGGCGGCCCCGAACCCCACGCGCGACGCCGTGCACGCCGATCCCGAGGGCCTGCGCGAACGGTGCGCCGCCGTGGCGGAACCGCTGCGCCTCAGCGGGATCGACGTCTCGGTGGAACCGTCCGCGGCCGTCGTCGGTGGGGGCGGCGCTCCGGGGGTCGACCTCCCGTCCTGGGTCGTCTCGCTGCCACCGGACCTGGCGGTCGCGCTGCGGACGGGGGACCCCTCGGTCGCCGGCCGCGTCGAGGGGGGCCGGTTGCTGTTGGACCTGCGGACCGTGCCGACCGACGCGGACGAACTCGTCGTGTCCGCCGTGCGTGCGGTGGCGCGATGACGAGCCGCACCAGCGTCGTCGCGACCGCGGGTCACGTCGACCACGGGAAGTCCTCCCTCGTGCGCGCCCTCACCGGCCGCGACCCGGACCGCTACGAGGAGGAGAAGCGGCGCGGGCTGACGATCGACCTGGGGTACGCCTGGACGGAGGTCTCCGGCGCGGGGACGGTCGCGTTCGTCGACGTCCCGGGGCACGAACGGTTCGTGCCGACCATGCTCGCCGGCGTCGGGCCGGTGCCCGTGGTGCTGTTCGTCGTCGCGGCCGACGGGGGGTGGATGCCGCAGTCGGCCGAGCACCTCGCCGCCCTCGACGCCCTCGACGTCCGGCACGGGCTGCTGGTGGTGACCCGTGCCGATCTCGCCGACCCCGACCCGGCGCGCGCCGCGGCCCTGGCGCACCTGCGCCGCACCAGCCTCGGGGACGTGCCCGCGGTGGCGTGCAGCGCCGTCACGGGCGGGGGTCTCGACGACGTCCGGGCGGCGCTGGCGCAGGTCCTGGGGAACGTCGCGGCGCCGGATCCCGCTGCACCCGTCCGGTTCTGGGTCGACCGCAGCTTCTCCGTCACGGGGGCCGGGACGGTGGTGACGGGAACCCTGGCCGCCGGGACAGTGGCGGTCGGGGACGAGTTCGTCGTCGGCGGGCGCACCGTGCACGTGCGCGGGGTGCAGTCGCTGGAACAATCCGTCGAGCGGGTCGTGGGCGTGGCCCGGGTGGCCCTGAACCTGCGCGGGGTCGACCGGCGGGACGTGCGCCGCGGCGACGCGTTGCTGACCCCGGGAACGCACGTGCGCACCGACGTCGTGGACGTGCGGGTGGAGCTGCCGGACCTCCCCGCCGAGCTGGTGGTGCACCTCGGGTCGGCCGCCGTCCCCGCGCGGGTGCGGCCCCTGGGGGGCGTGGTGGTGCGGTTGCAGTTGCGGACGCCGTTGCCGCTCGTCGTGGGGGACCGGCTGCTGCTGCGGGACCCCGCCCGGCACGAGGTCCTCGGCGCGGCCGCGGTGCTCGACGTCCTGCCGCCCGCGCTCCGGCGACGGGGCGCGGCGGCGGCCCGGGCCGGCGAGCTCGCCGAGGTCCTCGTCGACGGTCAGGGCCCCGACCTCGCCTCGGAACTGCGCCGACGACACCTCGTCCGCGGCGCCACCCTGCGGGCCATGGGCGTTCCCGTGGCGGGGCGACCTGTCGTGGGCGACTGGCACGCCGACCCGGCCTGGTGGGAGGCGCAGCGCGCGCGGGTGCCCGAGGTGGTCCGCGACCACCGCGCGCGGGACCCGTTGCAGCCCGGGCCGACGCTGGAGCACGTGCGGCGCACGCTCCGGTTGCCGGACCTCGACGTCGTCACGGCGCTCGTCGCGGACCCGCTGCGGGTGCGGGCGGGCCGGGTCGTGGAGCGGACCGACGACCTGCCCCCGGCGGTCGAGCGCGCGGTGGCCGCCGTGCTCGCCGACCTCGCGACGTCCCCGTTCGCGGCGCCCGACGTGGAACGGTTGCGGGACCTGCGGCTGGGACGGTCCGAACTCGCGGCCGCGGTGCGGGCGGGCCGGCTGGAGCGCGTCGCCGAGGGACTCGTGCTGGCGCCGGGGTTCCGGGACCGGGCCGTCGCCGCGCTGCGCGCCGTCCCGCAACCGTTCTCCCTAGGCGAGGCGCGGAAGGCGCTCGGGACGTCCCGCCGCGTCGCGGTGCCGGTGCTCGAAGCGCTCGACGCGTCGGGCGCCACGGTGCGCGAACCCGACGACCGGCGGCGGCTGCGGTGAGTCCCGCGTGAGGGTCCTGGGGATGATGTCGGGGACCTCCCACGACGGCATCGACGTCGCCGTCGTGGAGTTCTCGGAGACCGAGGGGCCGGACGGCGGTGTCCTGCGGGCGCGACTGGGGGAGCGCGGCTCGGTGCCGTACTCCCCGTCGTTGCGGGCCGACCTCGTGGCGGCGCTGCCCCCGGCCCGCCCGGGGTTGGAGCAGGTGTGCGCCCTCGACGTCCGCATCGGCCAGGAGTTCGCGGCCGCCGCGGCCGCGGTCGGGGAGGAGTACGACCTCGTCTGCTCCCACGGGCAGACGGTGTTCCACTGGGTCGAGGGCGGCCAGGCGCGGGGGACCCTGCAACTGGGCCAGCCCGCGTGGATCGCCGAGGCGACGGGCCGACCCGTCGTCTCGGACCTGCGGACCGCCGACGTCGCCGCGGGCGGTCAGGGAGCCCCGCTCGTCCCGCTGCTCGACGGGCTGCTCCTGGCCCCGTTCGTCGAACGGGGACTGACCGCCGCCGCGCTGAACCTGGGGGGCATCGCCAACGTGACCGTCTGCGCACCGGGAGAACCGGTGCGCGCGTGGGACACCGGGCCGGCGAACGCCCTCGTCGACGCCGCCGCCGGCGGGATCGACCGCGACGGCCGCCTGGCCGCGAGCGGAACCGTCGACGTGAAACTCCTTGCCGCCCTGCTGGCCGAGCCGTTCTACGCCCGCACGCCGCCGAAGACGACGGGCAAGGAACTCTTCCACCCCGGATACGTCGACGGGCTCCTCGACGGCCGGGTCCTGCGACCGGCCGACCTCGTCGCGACGCTCACCGAACTCACCGTGCGGACCGTGGCGGACGCGCTGGCGGGAGTGGACGTCGTGGTCGTCTCCGGAGGCGGCGTCCGCAACCCCGTCCTCCTGGCCGGGCTGCAGCGGGAACTGCGCGCCCGGGTGGTGCTGTCCGACGACCTCGGCTGCCCCGCCGGGGAGAAGGAGGCCGTCGCCTTCGCACTGCTGGGGTACGCCTTCGCCACCGGTCGGCCGGGGAACGTGCCGAGCTGCACGGGAGCCCGCGGTGGGCGGGTCCTGGGGCGGGTCACGCCGGGGCGGTCCGGCCTGCCGGCCACCACCCGGTCCGAGCGGTGGCCGACGGCCCTGCACCTGTCCTGACGCGTTGCGGCCGAACCGGTCGGTTCAGGACCGGACGGTCACCACGGGGCAGGCGGCCTCACCGATGACCCGTTGGGCGATGCTGCCCATGAGGTACTTCATGGTCGCCGACCGCTTCCGCACGGGCAGCACCACCACGTCGGCGCCGGCCGCGCTGAGCGCGATGAGCTGCTCGGCGACGTCGGGGTCGGGGTGGTGCAGGTGGGCGGCGACGCCGGCCTGCCGGGCGCCCTCCTCGACGGTCCGTCGCACCTCCTGCGAGACGTGGACGGGTGTGGAGGGCGCGTCGGAGGTCAGGGGGACCGCCTGCACCCCCAGCCCCAGGCTGCGGGCCCGTTCCAGGGCCCAGGCCAGGGCCGCGGCTCCTTCGGGGCGGTCGGTGACGGCGACGACGACGTCGCCGGTGGTCGGTGGTTCTCCGGTCACGGTGTCCTCCGGGTTTCGCGGGTGCTCAGGGGGCGTGGGGTTCGGGGCGTCCTCAGCCGAAGGGGACGACCCCGCTGGCCACGGCGGCGACGAGCATCACGAGGGACAGGACGACCGAACGCCAGATGACCTTCTTGTGGTGGTCCGCCAGGTCGACCTTGGCCAGGGAGATCAGCAGCAGCATCGCCGGCACGAGCGGGGAGGTGAAGTGGACGGGCTGGCCGACGATCGAGGCCCGGGCCATCTCGACGCTGGAGATGCCGTAGTGCGAGGCGGCCTCGGACAGGATCGGCAGGACGCCGAAGTAGAACCCGTCGTTGGACAGGAAGAACGTCAGCGGCATGCTGAGGACGCCGGTGATGACGGCCAGGTGCGGGCCCCACGCGTCGGGCACGATGTCGACGAGCCAGCGGGCCATGGCGGTGTCCATGCCGGTCTCGGTGAGCACCGCGGTCAGGACCGCGGCCGCGAACACCATGGAGACGACCGCGACGATGCTGGAGGAGTGCTCCTTGATGCGCTCGACCTGCTCGGAGGGCTTGGGGAAGTTCACCAGCAGCGCGAGGGCGGCGGCCACCATGAAGAGGAACGGCAGCGGCATGACGTCCATGCCCAGCAGGACGAGCAGGGCGACGGTGAGGGCGCCGTTGAACCAGATGAGCTTGGGACGCAGCGTGGGACGGTCGGGGTCGAGCGCACCGCTGGTCATGCCGTCGTCGTCGCCGCCGAGGGCTGCGCCGCCGGCCGAACCCGTCGTGCGGTGGGCGGTGCCCGCACCGGGACCGCCACCGGCGAGGGCGGGTTCGCGCACCTCGACGAGTTCCACGGTCTCGATGCCGAACTCGCGACCCGCCTTCGCCAGGCGGCGCTTCTCGGACAGGCCCAGCGTCCAGGCCATGACGACGACGGCCGCGAGGCCGGCCAGCATGCTCGGGACCATGGGGTTGAACAGTTCCGAGGGGGAGACGCCGAGCGCCGTCGCCGCCCGGACGGTCGGCCCGCCCCAGGGGATGATGTTCATGACGCCGGCGGCGAGGTTCGCCACGACCGTGAGGACCACGGGCGACAGGCCCAGGCGCAGGTACAGCGGCAGCATGGCCGAGACCGTGATGATGAACGTCGTCGACCCGTCCCCGTCGAGGGAGACGAGCGAGGTCAGCACGGCTGTGCCGATGACGACCTTGACGGGGGAGTTCCCGCAGATCCGCAGGATCAGCCGGATCAGCGGGTCGAACAACCCGACGTCGATCATCAGGCCGAAGTAGACGATCGCGAAGAACAGCAGCGCGGCCGTCGGGGCGAACTTCCCGACCTGTTCCATCACCGCGTCCCCGACCCCGACTCCCGTGCCGGCGATGACGGCGAACGCGAGCGGGACGAGGATCAGGGCGACGACCGGCGTGAGCCGTTTCGTCATGATGAGGACCATGAACAGGGCGACCATGGTGAAACCGAGGGTGACCAGCATCGTTGCTCCGAGTTCTCCGTCGAACGGGACTGGCGGGAACGCTAGGGAACTCCCGGTCGTCGGGGAGGGTTGCGCGCACAGAACGGCGCACTGAGCGTTCCGCGTGTTGTGCGCGTTGTGCTCACGCGCGCGACGGGGCTACCGTTCGGCGCGTGGACCCCCGACGATGGTCGTTCAGCCGCCAGGTGCTGGCCGTGCTGCTCCTGCTCGTCGCCGTCGTCCTCGCCGTCGGCTGCGGCGGCTCGGTCTACCTCCTGCACCAGCAGGCCGTGGTGGAGTCCCGCAACCGCAGCCTCGACGTCGCCCGCACGCTCGCCGAGGACGACGCCGTCCGTGCGGCCGTCACCGCCGCGAGCGACGCCCCGCCGGCCGGGGCCGCGACGCTGCGCGACGGTCTCGTCCAGCGCGAGGCCGAGGCCGTCCGCGCGCGCACCGGGGCCCTGTTCGTCGTCGTCACCGACGACCGCGGCCTCCGGCTCGCGCACCCGAACCCCGACGTCCTCGGGCAGCGGGTCAGCACCGACCCCACCCGCGCCCTGGCTGGGGAGGAGGTCGTCACCGACGAGACCGGGACGCTCGGCGCCTCGGCCCGGGCCAAGGTGCCGGTCCGCGCGCTCGGGTCGGACCGTGTCGTCGGCGAGGTCAGCGTCGGTGT contains the following coding sequences:
- a CDS encoding 4Fe-4S dicluster domain-containing protein is translated as MVSPNSLYGRLDDPARDAGYVDPPPRKGFFTDTSVCIGCKACEVACKEWNAVPEDGIDLLGLSYDNTGGLGADSWRAVAFIEQSRPAVDRMQQDTAAAGFDAFAEAARLGTGVPGGHPVAERAYQNSSHGGCGGSCGGASAAPAAKDTGGQFLGMPGMLAPAPLPDRDGRQDVRWLMMSNVCKHCTHAACLDVCPTGALFRTEFGTVVVQQDVCNGCGYCVSACPYGVIDKREDDGRAWKCTLCYDRLGEDETPACAKACPTESIQFGDLDELRERAERRRQQLHDVGVTEARLYGEDPDDGVGGDGAFFLLLDEPEVYGLPPDPVVTTRDLPSMYKHMVAAAGFMVLGTVAAALGRRA
- the nrfD gene encoding NrfD/PsrC family molybdoenzyme membrane anchor subunit yields the protein MSPKPSQETPHQPGQPGFEHVPGTDPIGGQAARMWDAGMGARRAKKRRGDANAVVPDAEFRSYYGRAVLKPPVWTHEIAYYLFSGGLAAGCSMLAAVADARGDVLARRALRTTSLGAVGASAYFLIADLGRPERFYNMLRVAKVTSPMSVGTYILSVFGPLSGAAAVAELGALLPERGVLGLLRRVAGPAGSVAGVGAALTGPLLATYTAVLFADTAVPSWHEPYRELPFVFGGSALAAGSGAALLLAPVAQSGSAARLAAIGATVELAAAHRMETAHRLVSEPFHLGRPGTFLKTARALTVAGVAGGIAARFLPRRTGRVVSALAGASLLGGSFLTRMAVFEAGVVSTKDPKYVVVPQRERLEARQRAS
- a CDS encoding formate/nitrite transporter family protein yields the protein MAFKTPEQIAVAAVASGEKKAHLPVSKMLAGGFLAGACIAFAGLLAVDVTAGLKPELWGGVTTLLTGAVFSLGLVLVIIAGSELLTGNMALIPIAVLSRRVTIGRLAVNWGVVLGANLLGALFVAYVLAVQTGVIGAEGTASYARIAAIATGKAVTEDDLTIFLRAIGCNWLVCLGVWMALAAEDVAGKVLAIFFPITAFVALGFDHVVANMFFLPAAHWAGVPGIGWGHIVNNWVFAGLGNVVGGGFFVGVLYWFLYLRGREAD
- the selD gene encoding selenide, water dikinase SelD encodes the protein MSDLRRLTQYAHGGGCACKIPPGELEEMVAGLAQRAGEDLVVGVGDDAAVVRIDGGRAVIATADFFTPVVDDAYTFGRIAATNALSDVYAMGGTPLVAVNLLGWPRDVLPPELAREVLRGGADAAAAAGCFLGGGHSIDDPEPKYGMAVTGIGDPDTLLRGDAAQAGLPLTLTKPLGLGVLNNRHKATGEVFEEAIAVMTTLNRDASVAALAAGARCATDVTGFGLLGHLHEVARASGVTAVVDAAAVPYVDGARRSLADGFVPGGSRRNLDWVRPHLDAGAAGEDELVLLADAQTSGGLLVVGEVPGYPVVGEVVPRRGDTTLVVR
- the selA gene encoding L-seryl-tRNA(Sec) selenium transferase; translation: MQPAEPQDPRRSVPRTDAVLADPRVAAAVAERGRDVVKDVVRTVQQRVRAGEVPADALVAEVLAALPPAGTTLRRVLNATGAVLHTNLGRAQLSPAAVDAVVTAAGATDVELDLVTGRRARRGRGTMAALRAAVPAAGDVHVVNNGAAALVLVATALAAGKEIVVSRGELVEIGDGFRLPDLLESTGARLREVGTTNRTSLADYRAALSDRTGFVLKVHPSNFVVTGFTAGVEAVDLATLGVPVVVDIGSGLLTPDAALPDEPDATSVLAAGADLVTASGDKLLGGPQAGLLLGTADLVERLRRHPLARALRVDKLTLAALEATVRAAPNPTRDAVHADPEGLRERCAAVAEPLRLSGIDVSVEPSAAVVGGGGAPGVDLPSWVVSLPPDLAVALRTGDPSVAGRVEGGRLLLDLRTVPTDADELVVSAVRAVAR
- the selB gene encoding selenocysteine-specific translation elongation factor, with product MTSRTSVVATAGHVDHGKSSLVRALTGRDPDRYEEEKRRGLTIDLGYAWTEVSGAGTVAFVDVPGHERFVPTMLAGVGPVPVVLFVVAADGGWMPQSAEHLAALDALDVRHGLLVVTRADLADPDPARAAALAHLRRTSLGDVPAVACSAVTGGGLDDVRAALAQVLGNVAAPDPAAPVRFWVDRSFSVTGAGTVVTGTLAAGTVAVGDEFVVGGRTVHVRGVQSLEQSVERVVGVARVALNLRGVDRRDVRRGDALLTPGTHVRTDVVDVRVELPDLPAELVVHLGSAAVPARVRPLGGVVVRLQLRTPLPLVVGDRLLLRDPARHEVLGAAAVLDVLPPALRRRGAAAARAGELAEVLVDGQGPDLASELRRRHLVRGATLRAMGVPVAGRPVVGDWHADPAWWEAQRARVPEVVRDHRARDPLQPGPTLEHVRRTLRLPDLDVVTALVADPLRVRAGRVVERTDDLPPAVERAVAAVLADLATSPFAAPDVERLRDLRLGRSELAAAVRAGRLERVAEGLVLAPGFRDRAVAALRAVPQPFSLGEARKALGTSRRVAVPVLEALDASGATVREPDDRRRLR
- a CDS encoding anhydro-N-acetylmuramic acid kinase is translated as MRVLGMMSGTSHDGIDVAVVEFSETEGPDGGVLRARLGERGSVPYSPSLRADLVAALPPARPGLEQVCALDVRIGQEFAAAAAAVGEEYDLVCSHGQTVFHWVEGGQARGTLQLGQPAWIAEATGRPVVSDLRTADVAAGGQGAPLVPLLDGLLLAPFVERGLTAAALNLGGIANVTVCAPGEPVRAWDTGPANALVDAAAGGIDRDGRLAASGTVDVKLLAALLAEPFYARTPPKTTGKELFHPGYVDGLLDGRVLRPADLVATLTELTVRTVADALAGVDVVVVSGGGVRNPVLLAGLQRELRARVVLSDDLGCPAGEKEAVAFALLGYAFATGRPGNVPSCTGARGGRVLGRVTPGRSGLPATTRSERWPTALHLS
- a CDS encoding universal stress protein; translation: MTGEPPTTGDVVVAVTDRPEGAAALAWALERARSLGLGVQAVPLTSDAPSTPVHVSQEVRRTVEEGARQAGVAAHLHHPDPDVAEQLIALSAAGADVVVLPVRKRSATMKYLMGSIAQRVIGEAACPVVTVRS
- a CDS encoding CitMHS family transporter gives rise to the protein MLVTLGFTMVALFMVLIMTKRLTPVVALILVPLAFAVIAGTGVGVGDAVMEQVGKFAPTAALLFFAIVYFGLMIDVGLFDPLIRLILRICGNSPVKVVIGTAVLTSLVSLDGDGSTTFIITVSAMLPLYLRLGLSPVVLTVVANLAAGVMNIIPWGGPTVRAATALGVSPSELFNPMVPSMLAGLAAVVVMAWTLGLSEKRRLAKAGREFGIETVELVEVREPALAGGGPGAGTAHRTTGSAGGAALGGDDDGMTSGALDPDRPTLRPKLIWFNGALTVALLVLLGMDVMPLPFLFMVAAALALLVNFPKPSEQVERIKEHSSSIVAVVSMVFAAAVLTAVLTETGMDTAMARWLVDIVPDAWGPHLAVITGVLSMPLTFFLSNDGFYFGVLPILSEAASHYGISSVEMARASIVGQPVHFTSPLVPAMLLLISLAKVDLADHHKKVIWRSVVLSLVMLVAAVASGVVPFG